A portion of the Sabethes cyaneus chromosome 3, idSabCyanKW18_F2, whole genome shotgun sequence genome contains these proteins:
- the LOC128744710 gene encoding uncharacterized protein LOC128744710, producing MAPVYKVILDQPAQSDSESEYEMIRDDESIEVLDEPGASTDDSRDSSVSFLAESDGQDDTDSSDSESGPVISDSDVRVDPEESDQTDTGSIDTKTGQATGDSGAGTDPEESEQTDTGNTETKTGQATGDSGVGTDPEESEQTDAVSIQTKTGEATGNSGVLTDPEESEETDASTGEESEDITGEVVELIDDQEKNVHENQKEANNGIENQEQDNLEEDSGTNNGAEGSSPKPANSVDSEGYPTNENVGDIPAEVQGAVEEIISEVIDKLAVVKLAQQLETDDAATPRFTDTKSQHKKEDEFESENAIVEAIELDTGNKMELKCLDEIGIIRSDRQYIKKKAPMRKRIDQLGFSARLIHSNLDIKLHNEGCLMTADDNFLAKVRILDSDLLGQTNDFDKAKKVLLQKLQVVHVMQDDLMTEKMTQEKIMLKAIETALKDSIRHGKSAVDFIPLAYMMNTHGKLDFCKLCEKIKYNHCVSQELRQTATLFLQAETRCNTRGTALARFGYRQPVTNKADLLDQLKTMLSEYGTAYRKQLLEKAPICLYQTLSNISNDRIMFVQSSDVKLFSDLAGVLDEKMFQKPLADLATRWTTHVAKIKFTKLLLVEPQTNPIFYFLAKSLEDLIIEITSRTDHTIEDLLISNHTGWHPIKKITWKSENVLTKCLEREYFFIFKLLKHFDLGFSNEKKPFEYDVKLFEGPKQRSTWRQLVNDTKKFFGYATANGNSLKIADEKYVWYCLLDDVLYHILPADYKFDSFEQIIQNYINFLNKAGRGQLETLRVMTHNTARFIVQTMSYVIQKDNASIDGQILQKQLDLINEKTIKHSLTSNSFRDLVDVFNIYWKNRDDIIGSISFKIRLPQMESLKMTLLEIVSVALEKNVTPDATVSFFRTYSDLLADLNDVQFDWYVKAFPDVSMGPMVDLKLIKLMDNKWANTDNRTYSVEAVEKFAKTVPVLFDNHPCPKHYVLEILLTMLSLIKNQLQKTKWSSELELSEMVQINTTNELIFAVRNSFLYLKEQSEYVSFEMFFDERVKPFVSAVDNSSCHRDFTNRIYLIKESFWYIRKQNEMDIDKALELFAGLNEGFETEVLRSAYQKYSDAFQKFMEMSSDVSEITAKANHIVNQVKEITFVKPHQTWNSNDKLEKIPEILAGLAAVWSILVSKDVSSTGKYLTPHCIQALCILRMLSIDRAADGVVNHLSQVLTGQGKSLVLGLTAALLALTGHKPRIVCYNRYLVKRDRHDFEHFISLFDLSDSIIYSTFEDMANDLIAPVINGERMGLRSLIEQMLLGNDQPNKNELVAEDMRQSVLLIDEVDVFFTSQFYGSQYYPAVRLMLPGLDLIQQKIWNIVSQRKCMSIEGIVKDIYSYINSEEMKKQKQFYNFINDGKYYQTLAWRQKHVNTNKLTNKQLFDEHLKEMIECALAVSTLSTDTWHDYKLSARSTILCKQDGRFENYHLNSYYPVFNYFRLRGSNFNIKVGQETNYGYFNLSSGSISYAILPKNYPLILGVSGTLADLNQYEKHSIKNLYNVKDMSLMPTYFGGSNLDFHQSIDFRVLGSIAEWKTAIFARVNAILGAQRSVLVFFQSDLLLNSFRDEYCSQFDRLNVLTENTEQPLMNQYIDEAGVAKTITLATSAMGRGVDYKSSVAIEKHGGLHVIQTFFSLDVKEETQIKGRTARKDNHGSYELITCKAHLDSAGFWGHNLNYRSLHEARLARASKDNERILNTINECQQNHDATMNYMKSFFKH from the exons ATGGCACCCGTCTATAAAGTCATTCTAGATCAACCAGCTCAAAGCGATTCCGAAAGCGAGTATGAAATGATACGTGATGATGAATCGATAGAGGTTCTGGATGAGCCGGGAGCCAGTACGGATGATTCCCGGGATTCCAGTGTGAGTTTTTTGGCTGAAAGTGATGGACAAGACGATACCGATTCAAGCGATAGTGAGAGTGGGCCCGTAATCAGTGACAGTGACGTTAGAGTAGATCCAGAAGAATCTGATCAAACGGACACAGGTAGCATTGACACAAAAACTGGTCAAGCAACCGGCGATAGTGGTGCTGGAACAGACCCAGAAGAATCAGAGCAAACGGACACAGGCAACACGGAGACGAAAACTGGACAAGCAACCGGTGATAGTGGCGTTGGGACAGACCCTGAAGAATCTGAGCAAACGGACGCAGTTAGCATTCAAACGAAGACTGGAGAAGCAACCGGCAATAGTGGGGTTCTTACAGACCCTGAAGAATCTGAGGAAACGGACGCTTCAACCGGTGAAGAAAGTGAAGATATTACTGGAGAAGTAGTCGAGTTGATTGatgatcaagaaaaaaatgttcACGAGAATCAAAAGGAAGCTAACAATGGTATAGAAAACCAAGAACAAGACAACCTAGAGGAAGATAGTGGAACAAACAATGGTGCAGAAGGGTCGTCTCCTAAACCAGCAAATTCTGTCGATTCAGAAGGATATCCTACTAATGAGAACGTTGGTGACATCCCTGCTGAAGTCCAAGGTGCTGTTGAAGAAATTATTTCAGAAGTGATTGACAAACTTGCTGTtgtgaaattagcccagcaatTGGAAACTGATGATGCTGCTACCCCACGGTTCACAGACACAAAGAGCCAGCACAAGAAAGAGGATGAATTCGAATCGGAAAACGCCATCGTGGAGGCTATTGAACTGGACACGGGGAATAAAATGGAACTAAAATGTCTGGACGAGATTGGAATCATCCGGTCTGATCGGCAGTACATCAAGAAAAAAGCTCCAATGCGCAAGAGAATTGACCAACTGGGGTTTTCAGCAAGACTTATTCACAGCAATTTAGATATTAAACTACACAACGAAGGGTGCCTGATGACGGCGGATGATAATTTTCTAGCTAAAGTGCGAATCCTTGACTCGGACCTCTTGGGTCAAACCAACGATTTCGACAAAGCGAAAAAGGTTCTACTTCAGAAACTTCAGGTTGTTCATGTTATGCAGGATGATCTAATGACTGAAAAAATGACTCAGGAAAAAATAATGCTTAAGGCGATTGAAACTGCCTTGAAGGATTCTATAAGACATGGAAAGTCAGCAGTGGATTTTATTCCGTTGGCCTATATGATGAACACTCACGGCAAATTAGATTTCTGCAAATTGTGTgaaaagataaaatataaccacTGTGTAAGTCAAGAACTACGTCAGACGGCTACATTATTTTTGCAGGCTGAAACACGATGTAATACAAGAGGTACTGCATTAGCACGTTTTGGTTATCGCCAACCAGTAACAAATAAAGCCGATTTGTTGGATCAATTGAAAACAATGTTATCTGAATACGGTACAGCCTACAGGAAACAACTATTGGAAAAAGCCCCGATCTGTTTATATCAAACTCTCAGCAATATCAGTAACGATCGAATCATGTTCGTTCAAAGCAGTGATGTTAAACTATTCTCTGATTTGGCAGGAGTTTTGGATGAAAAAATGTTCCAGAAACCTTTGGCAGATCTTGCCACTCGTTGGACCACCCACGTAGCCAAAATTAAATTTACCAAACTTCTTTTAGTTGAACCCCAAACCAATCCGATCTTTTACTTTTTGGCTAAAAGCTTGGAAGATTTGATAATTGAAATCACCAGCAGAACAGATCATACCATAGAGGATCTACTAATTAGTAATCATACTGGATGGCATCCGATTAAAAAGATCACTTGGAAATCGGAAAACGTTTTAACAAAGTGTCTAGAACGAGAATATTTCTTCATTTTCAAACTCTTGAAACATTTCGATTTGGGTTTCAGTAATGAAAAGAAGCCGTTCGAATATGACGTAAAATTGTTTGAAGGACCGAAGCAACGGTCCACCTGGAGACAACTCGTGAATGACACGAAGAAATTTTTCGGTTACGCGACGGCAAATGGCAATTCACTTAAAATTGCTGATGAGAAGTACGTCTGGTATTGTCTACTCGACGATGTTTTGTATCATATTCTTCCAGCTGACTATAAGTTCGATAGCTTCGAGCAAATCATTCAGAATTATATCAACTTTTTAAATAAGGCTGGTCGCGGTCAATTGGAGACACTTCGTGTTATGACTCACAATACGGCTCGTTTCATTGTACAAACTATGTCCTACGTGATTCAAAAAGACAACGCTTCTATTGACGGGCAAATTCTACAAAAACAACTGGATCTAATCAATGAAAAAACCATTAAACATTCTCTCACATCGAATAGCTTCCGAGATTTAGTGGACGTATTCAACATTTATTGGAAAAACAGAGACGATATTATAGGCAGCATTTCTTTCAAAATTCGTCTTCCACAGATGGAGTCATTGAAGATGACTTTGCTGGAAATTGTTTCAGTTGCATTGGAGAAAAATGTTACCCCGGACGCGACGGTATCGTTCTTCAGAACATACAGCGATCTCTTGGCGGATTTAAACGATGTCCAATTTGATTGGTACGTTAAAGCTTTTCCCGATGTTAGCATGGGCCCAATGGTTGATCTAAAATTGATTAAACTAATGGACAACAAATGGGCTAACACAGATAATCGAACCTACTCTGTCGAAGCAGTGGAAAAGTTTGCTAAAACAGTGCCGGTGCTTTTTGACAATCATCCGTGTCCAAAGCATTATGTCCTTGAAATATTGCTAACCATGCTGTCGCTCATAAAAAATCAGCTGCAGAAAACAAAATGGAGCTCCGAACTGGAGTTGTCCGAAATGGTACAAATTAACACAACCAATGAATTGATCTTTGCCGTACGAAACTCGTTTTTATATCTCAAGGAACAGTCCGAGTATGTGTCATTTGAGATGTTTTTCGACGAACGGGTTAAACCCTTTGTCAGCGCTGTAGACAATAGTAGCTGCCATCGCGACTTTACAAATCGAATCTATCTGATCAAAGAGTCGTTTTGGTACATTCGGAAGCAAAACGAAATGGACATCGATAAAGCTTTGGAGCTGTTCGCTGGCTTGAACGAAGGATTTGAAACGGAAGTGCTGCGTTCGGCTTATCAGAAATATTCCGATGCTTTTCAGAAGTTCATGGAAATGTCTAGTGATG tTTCAGAAATTACTGCAAAGGCAAATCACATTGTAAACCAAGTAAAAGAAATCACGTTCGTCAAGCCACATCAGACCTGGAATAGTAACgacaaattagaaaaaataccgGAAATTCTGGCAGGATTGGCCGCTGTGTGGTCAATTCTAGTATCCAAAGATGTGTCTAGTACTGGAAAGTATTTGACTCCTCATTGTATTCAGGCCCTATGCATTTTAAGAATGTTGAGCATTGATCGGGCGGCCGATGGCGTAGTTAACCATCTATCTCAGGTACTGACTGGCCAGGGTAAATCGCTGGTGCTGGGTTTAACTGCTGCTTTATTGGCCTTGACCGGTCACAAACCTCGTATAGTATGCTACAACAGATACCTAGTGAAGAGAGATCGACATGACTTCGAACATTTTATTTCCTTGTTTGATCTGAGCGATTCAATCATTTACAGCACATTTGAGGACATGGCGAACGATCTGATCGCTCCTGTCATTAATGGTGAACGCATGGGACTACGGAGTTTAATAGAACAGATGCTATTGGGAAACGATCAACCAAACAAAAATGAATTAGTCGCTGAGGATATGCGTCAATCGGTTCTTCTGATTGATGAAGTGGATGTTTTCTTTACCTCTCAATTCTATGGAAGCCAATATTATCCTGCTGTTCGGCTCATGTTACCAGGATTGGATTTGATACAGCAGAAAATATGGAACATAGTATCTCAACGCAAATGCATGAGTATCGAAGGGATCGTAAAAGATATCTATTCTTATATCAATTCGGAGgaaatgaaaaaacaaaaacagttctACAACTTTATTAACGATGGAAAATACTACCAAACTTTGGCGTGGCgtcaaaaacatgtaaacaccAACAAGCTAACCAACAAACAACTTTTCGACGAACATCTGAAGGAAATGATTGAGTGCGCCTTGGCGGTGTCCACTTTGTCGACTGACACATGGCATGACTACAAACTCAGTGCACGCAGTACCATCCTTTGCAAACAGGACGGCAGATTCGAAAACTATCACTTAAACAGTTATTATCCAGTATTCAATTATTTCCGTCTGCGTGGTTCTAATTTTAATATCAAGGTAGGACAGGAAACCAACTACGGTTACTTTAACTTGAGCTCTGGGTCAATCTCTTACGCGATCCTGCCGAAGAATTATCCTCTGATCCTGGGTGTCTCTGGTACACTTGCTGACCTCAACCAGTATGAAAAACACTCCATTAAAAATCTGTATAATGTCAAGGATATGTCGCTGATGCCGACTTATTTCGGTGGTTCCAATCTTGATTTCCATCAATCAATTGATTTTCGTGTTTTAGGTAGCATTGCGGAGTGGAAGACAGCAATTTTTGCTCGAGTGAATGCCATCCTCGGAGCTCAAAGATCTGTGCTTGTATTTTTCCAATCCGATTTGCTGTTAAATAGTTTCCGCGACGAATATTGCAGCCAGTTCGATAGATTGAATGTGCTGACGGAGAATACAGAACAGCCACTAATGAATCAATATATTGATGAAGCAGGCGTGGCTAAAACCATTACCTTGGCGACATCCGCCATGGGACGTGGCGTCGATTATAAGTCTAGCGTTGCAATCGAAAAGCACGGTGGGCTGCATGTAATTCAGACGTTTTTCTCGCTCGATGTCAAGGAAGAAACACAAATTAAAGGTCGAACTGCCAGGAAGGACAACCACGGCAGCTACGAATTGATAACCTGTAAAGCGCATCTGGATAGCGCCGGTTTCTGGGGGCACAATTTAAATTACCGTAGCCTCCACGAGGCCCGACTGGCACGAGCATCTAAGGACAATGAACGAATTTTGAATACTATCAACGAGTGTCAACAAAATCACGATGCAACTATGAACTATATGAAATCATTCTTCAAACACTAG